The uncultured Bacteroides sp. DNA segment CTTTACTTGTTCTTTTCATGTTCAATAGTATTGGTTTTATTCGTAATGTTTTTAGCTAGAGGATATGCTAATAACTGCAATCCTGCAACAATAATTAATGCATATTTAAGAGCGAAATCTTGTGATATGCAATAGGCGAGAAAGATGAACAATAACAGACCAAATGCTCTTCCCAAGAAAAGTCCGAACTCGTGGCTAAGGATATAAGCATATTCGTTTCTGTTCTCAATTTTAGCTACAACATCAATGGTTCTCATCATAATGGGAAAATAAGCCAAATCGAACAATGGTTGAAATATCACTTTACACAACACAAAAAGAATGACTCCCATCGCAGAGAAAAGCATTCCATTAAATAATGTACCTACGAAGAAAAGAATCAATCCACCAACAAATATTTTCAAGCGGTCCTGAGGTCTGGCTATACGTCCGAGGATATAAACTAAAATAGCAGTTAAAGCACCACTTGTTCCTTGTATCAAACCCAATGCACCTTCGTCTCCCACTAATTTCAAAACCAATATAGCCGGAGCTGTAACGAGGAAACCTTGTACCATTCCTTTCAATGAAGCTAGTAGCAACATCTTTTTCCAAAGTATATTGAAACGAAAGTAGATGAATGATGTTTCCTTTGGGTTGGCAAATTTACCTTTCCATAGAACCATACAGGCAATGATGGTAATCCCTATCATCACCATCGTTACAATGCGATAGGATGTATTGATATCAATGAGCATGCCCCAGATTTCCTTGCCATCAATCTGGCTGATGAAAGCTCCGATAATCAAAGGAATGCCGATAGAAGCAATGGAAAAGAAGAACGACTCCAAACCAAAGAAGTAGTTTCTGTTATTATCATTTGTGTTGTAAAGGGCTAACAAATACCTGTTTGTCCAGAAGAAACCGGAAGCGGCCCCCATCAAGAATCCTGCCAATCCTAACTCCGCAAAACCTAGATTCTTAAGAGCCATCATTCCAAACATGGAAATGCCGCTCACAAAGATGCCTACGGAATAAAGTCCTTTCACACTGTATTTCTTCAACAAGAAGCCATTGATAAGCGAGGTGGTAACGATACCTGTATACATGGCCAATTGATAGAATGCAACCATTACCGGATCGCTGGTGTTGCGCATGATATAGGCACCGACAAATATTTCTACAACCGGAAGAACTAGGGCATATAGCATATTTGTGACCAACAAGGTGCGCATGTTGTGCTCCTGCTGCTTAAAGAATAAATATTCTTTTTTCAGTTTATTCATCTTGATATTTATATTACTTTTAAGGTATTCAATATTTCAGAAATAGAGAGTTCAGCTTTACAAATCACTTCATCGCTGGCTCCGTAATATATAGTAACGGTATCTTCTTCAATTAAATGTCCGTTGGTAAATATCACATTGCCGAAGAACCCGGTTTGTTCGTATGTTGCAATCGGTTCCATAATTGGTTCATCGCTTCTTGCGATTACTTTGGAGGGATCGTTTAAGTCGAGCAGCAAAGCTCCGAGACAATATCGGTGATTGGAGTTAGCTCCGTGATATATCTCCAACCATCCTTTTTCTGTCTTTATCGGAGCAGCTCCGGCACCTACCCGGGCAGAATCCCACATATCATCACGTGTCGTTGCCACACATTTATGATTACCCCAATGTAACCGGTCGAATGATTCCGCTAGCCATATATAGTTACCACCAAGTTCAGGACTGCTGGGGCGATGAAGAGCAAAGTATTTATCACCAATTTTCTCTTCAAATAAGGCGCAATCTTTATTGTGAGGAGGAAATATCATTCCATGGCGCGTATAGTTTTTCCAATCGTTGGTATGAACTAGGCCTACCCCAACGGCGATGGAAGATACTTCAGTGAAAGTCAAATAGAAACCATCTTTGCTTGTTGCTACCCGACAGTCTTCAATCCCAAACGACTCCAAGTCTCCTTGCCCGAAGATCGGTGGAAATTCAACTTCATCTTTAAAATGTATTCCGTCTTCGCTCGATACAAGTCTGAGGTAAGACATGGTTGTCAGATAGTTTTTTCCTTTGTAGCCAATGACACGTGGATCGGAAGCATCAAGATCGGGATCGCTCTTTGAAAAAGAGACTACTTCAATCTTGCCTTCCTTATTATATATAGGGAAGCTAATCACACCTTCTTTTTGTATCGGGCGTTCTGCAACACGTAAAAGTAGCCAAATTTTTCCCTGATATCTGAATACTCCGGGATTTAACAGGCAAGTAATTTCCATTCCACTTATTCCTGCTTTTAAATCCTTTGGAGCCAATAAAGGATTTGCCTCACATCTTTTTGCTATATCCATGGTTTTTCGATTTAATTAAATATTCTGCTGGCAAATGTATGGTAGTAGTCGGTGGAGAATGGTTACTATAGTCTCAAATGGGTATACACATGTTCAATAACATATTTTAAAGAGCTTTTTGATTTATGAGATACTTTGTTTTGTTCTATCGGATTGTCGTCAAAATGAAACAAGGTTTTCCTGATTATAATGAAGATGTAATCTTGTAACAATTCCTTAAAACAATTGTAACATCGAAGGTGTTTCTTTGTAGACAGAATAAATCTGAACCGAATGATAGGGTTATTTAATGATTGCTTTCCCCCAATAATGGACGGAGTGTCTCTGACTACGCAAAACTATGCATATTGGTTACATCAGAGAACACACAATGTTTGTGTTGTTACTCCGAAATCTCCTGAAGCAAAAGATGAAGGTGAATATCCTGTGTACAGGTATTCGTCTATCCCCATACCGATGCGCAAACCTTATCGACTAGGATTTCCCCGCATTGACTGGCCTTTTCATGAACGCATCAATCGGCTTTCGTTTGAATTGCTGCATGCTCATTGCCCTTTTTCCTCCGGAGCTTTGGCTATGCAAATAGCCCGAACACAAAAGGTGCCCATTGTCGCTACTTTTCACTCTAAGTATAGGGCTGATTTCGAACGGGCCATCTCCAGTAAGTTGGTGGTAGATATTCTTATAAAGAGAGTGATCCGGTTTTATGAGGCGGCTGATGAAGTATGGATTCCTCAGGCGACGGTAGAAGAAACACTTCGGGAATACGGCTACAAGGGAAAGGTGGAAGTGGTGGACAATGGTAATGATTTCGTGGGCGGCGATTCTGTTCCCATGCTTCGTGCAGAAGTACGTGCGCAACTTGGCATCGCTGACAATGAATTTATGTTTCTGTTTGTGGGCCAGCACATTTGGGAAAAGAACCTGGGCTTTTTGCTCAATGCTTTGTCTCTTCTCAAAGAATTACCTTTTAAAATGTACTTTATTGGTTCCGGCTATGCCTCCCAAGAGTTGAAGCGGATGGTTGAAACTTTATCCCTTTCCTCTAAAGTTTCTTTTGTGGGTAGCATTAGCGAGCGCGATGAACTGAAGAGGTATTATGCCGCCGCCGATTTGTTTCTGTTTCCTTCTCTCTATGATAATGCTCCCTTGGTGGTGCGAGAAGCCGCTGCTCTGTCTACTCCATCTGTATTGATTAAAGGTTCCACCTCAGCCGAGATAGTCACCGATTCTTATAATGGATTCCTTTCGGAGAATACTGTTGAAGATTTTGCGGCAAGACTGAGAAACTTAATGGAGACTCCTCAACTCATCAAACAGGTTGGCATCCAAGCCACAAACTCCATTGTACGTTCTTGGGAAGATGTAACCGGAGAAGTCTATGATCGATATACCAATTTAATGAATAGAACCCTGAAAAAATAACCTTATCTGCCGTAGTGATATGACGACTGAAATCAAAACGTTTAAAGGGTTTTATATCCTCCTTCCTGTTATTATTGGCCTGTCCGTGGTGGCTTGGTTATTCTATCAAGAATTTAATGCAGCGCTTTTTGCCGGCATTCACTTTTCTACGCAGATGCTTGTCGGTATCTTGATGGCTTTTCTATTGATGTTTGGACGGGATCTCGGATTAATGTGGCGTTTTCGCGTGATCACTGACAATACACTGACGTGGCGGCAAACCTTCAATGTGAATATGCTCTGTGAGTTTACCTCTGCCGTAACCCCTTCTTCAGTGGGTGGAAGTAGTCTTATTGTTTTGTTTCTGAACAAAGAAGGCATTAACATGGGGCGAAGTTCAGCGTTGATGATTTCTTGCTTGTTTCTCGACGAACTATTTTTAGTTTTAGCTTGTCCGCTGGCTCTTTTACTTTTCTCCTTCGATGAGCTTTTTGGAGATCCCACTATTTTGTCTTCGGGCATCAAAATCTTATTTTTTGCTGTATACATTGCCATAGTCCTCTGGACGTTTTTACTTTATATTGCTCTCTTCAAGCGTCCTGAGTACGTAAAGAGGCTATTGCTTGCTTTGTTTTGTCTGCCTTTTCTTCGTCGCTGGCGTAAGGGAGTGGAGACTCTGACCGAAAACTTGGTTCTTAGTTCGGGTGAGATGAGCCGCAAGCCTTTTTTGTTTTGGCTGAAAGCTTTTGGTAGTACTTGTCTCTCTTGGTTCTCGCGCTATCTGGTGGTTAATGCTTTATTCTTTGCCTTTTCCACTCAGGGAGATCATGTGTTGGCTTTTGCCCGGCAACTCATCCTTTGGGTAGTGATGACTATTAGTCCCACTCCCGGTGGCAGTGGGCTGAGCGAGTATTTCTTTCAGGTCTATTATGCTGATTTCTTTTCCGTTGCAGGCATGGCGTTAGTGGTTGCTTTCGTGTGGAGAGTGATAAGCTATTACATGTATCTCATCATTGGTGCCATCATTATTCCAAACTGGATAAAGAAGATGAAAAATTAAAACGGTTGTAACACGACTGTAAATCAAACGTAAAATCTTGTCTCTATTTTTGTGGAAAGAAAAAAAGAAGTCACAACATGAGAACAATAGAATCACAACAACAGAATCGTTTTGCATTGATTGGAGCAATAATGGTTGCCGTTAGCTTAGTTTTTTTGCTATACGTGGGCACTTCTCTTTATTATTCCGGCAAGAAGTTCCAAGAACAGACTCATTCTGTTCAGCTCGTCTCTAAATAACAGGTTTCCTCTATTCATTTTTCACCCGTCATTTTGTCAGTTTCCTTCTGCCAAACAGAGTTTTTCTCTCTTTGGCATACTTTTGGCATACTCTTCTACGTCCGCTATTTTGATGCGGAACAAAACTAATATAATAGTATAACATAAAACAAAAGAACTATGAACATTAAACCATTAGCAGACAGAGTGCTTATACTCCCTGCACCTGCAGAAGAAAAAACAATTGGTGGTATCATTATTCCTGATACAGCAAAAGAAAAACCTTTGAAAGGTGAAGTTGTGGCAGTAGGTCACGGTACAAAAGACGAAGAGATGGTATTGAAGGTAGGCGATACTGTTCTATACGGTAAATATGCCGGAACAGAACTCGAAGTAGAAGCGGGTAAATACCTCATTATGCGTCAGAGCGACGTTCTCGCTGTTTTGGGTTAATAAAAAGATAATATAGTAAAACAATAAAATTGTAAAAACATTATGGCAAAAGAAATATTATTCAATGTTAGTGCCCGCGACCAACTGAAAAAAGGCGTTGACGAGCTTGCAAATGCAGTGAAAGTAACTCTCGGCCCGAAAGGACGTAACGTTATCATCGAAAAGAAATTCGGTGCTCCTCAAATCACAAAAGATGGTGTAACGGTTGCTAAAGAAATTGAATTATCTGATCCTTTCCAGAATACCGGTGCTCAACTGGTGAAAGAAGTTGCTTCAAAAACAGGCGACGATGCTGGTGATGGTACTACTACAGCTACTGTTTTGGCTCAAGCTATCGTAGCCGAAGGAGTGAAGAATGTAACTGCCGGTGCTAATCCAATGGATTTGAAACGTGGTATTGACAAAGCTGTCATCAAAGTAGTTGAAGCGATCAAAGCACAAGCAGAAAAAGTTGGAGACAACTATGATAAGATAGAGCAGGTTGCTACTGTTTCTGCTAATAATGATCCTACAATTGGTAAACTGATTGCCGATGCTATGCGTAAAGTTTCTAAAGATGGTGTGATCACTATTGAAGAAGCAAAGGGTACGGATACTACTATCGGTTTGGTAGAAGGTATGCAGTTCGACCGCGGTTATCTTTCTGCTTATTTCGTAACTAACACTGAAAAGATGGAGTGCGAAATGGAGAAACCATACATCCTTATCTATGATAAGAAGATCTCTAACTTGAAAGACATGCTTCCTATTTTGGAACCTGCCGTTCAAACCGGTCGTCCATTGTTGATCATTGCCGAAGATGTAGATAGCGAAGCATTGACTACTCTGGTAGTTAACCGTTTGCGTTCTCAATTGAAAATTTGCGCAGTGAAAGCTCCCGGCTTTGGTGATCGCAGAAAAGAAATGCTCGAAGATATTGCTATCCTGACAGGTGGTTTGGTTATCAGCGAAGAAAAAGGGTTGAAACTAGAACAAGCTACTCTTGAAATGCTTGGTACTTGCGACAAAGTAACAATTTCTAAAGATAACACTACCATCGTAAACGGTGCAGGTGCAAAAGAAAATATTGAAACACGTATTGGTCAGATCAAAGCTCAGATAAAGAGCACTACCTCTGATTACGATCGTGAAAAACTTCAGGAACGTTTGGCTAAGTTGTCAGGTGGTGTAGCTGTACTTTATGTAGGTGCTGGTTCTGAAGTGGAAATGAAAGAGAAGAAAGATCGCGTTGACGATGCACTTTGTGCAACTCGTGCAGCTATCGAAGAAGGTATTGTTCCCGGTGGTGGTGTAGCTTACATCCGTGCCATCGAAGCTTTAGAAGGCTTGAAGGGTGATAACTTGGATGAAACAACCGGCATTGAAATCATCAAACGTGCTATTGAAGAACCGCTTCGTCAGATTGTGTTTAATGCTGGCAAAGAAGGTGCAGTTGTTGTTCAGAAAGTACGTGAAGGTAAAGGTGACTTCGGATACAATGCTCGTACCGATGTATACGAAAATATGCATGCTGCAGGTGTGGTAGATCCTGCTAAAGTAGCTCGTGTAGCTTTGGAAAATGCTGCTTCTATTGCAAGCATGTTCCTTACTACTGAATGTGTTATAGTAGAGAAGAAGGAAGATAAGCCAGAAATGCCTATGGGTGCTCCCGGAATGGGCGGTATGGGTGGCATGATGTAAACTCATTTTTCTCTGATAAAAATAAAAGAAGAAGGCTGTTTCCTGTTAAAAGGAAGCAGCCTTTTTACTTAAAATACTGTATTATAGCTTTTTTATTGTTTATTGAGAAACGTTTTTGATAGTGTTAAAAACCTATTTTGAAATAGACTTTTAGTACTTATGTAATAACCTTTCTGTTTATTTTTTGTTTCCTTTATATTAAAACATTAGCCGAAGTATAGTTTTAACTTTTTAAATGATTGGTGAGATGGATAAAAGAGAAATTGGCTGCAATGCAGGAAAAATTTGGCAAATACTTAGTGATAATGCCAATTGGAACTATGGTGATTTAAAGAAAAAATCGGGTCTAAAGGACAAAGAGCTTGGTGCTGCTATCGGTTGGCTGGCACGTGAAAACAAGATCGAATTTGAACAAGAAGGGGAAGAATTATACATTTACTTGTGTGTCAACGTATATATTGGTTGATAGCCTCTCTTAGTTGACAGATTCCCCGAGAAACTCCTCAAAGGAGTTCCTCTAGGAATCGTGTGCTTTATTCGCTTACTTTGTCTTCCTTCTTTTGCTTACTATTCTTCACCTCTATGATGAAAGCAAGGATTAATCCTGCACCTCCGAACAATAATACGCAAGAGCCATAAACAACACCCGAAATTTGCCGAATTTGCCAACCACTATCTTGCATCTCCGTACCATAAAAAGGGAAATAGTTCACACAGATAAGAAAACCAACGAGAAGTCCCAAGCCTACTCCCATGAGCAAACATCCCGCTTTTAACGCACTGAATGAAAAGTTGTTTTGTACAAGTTGCGGTAGAGGAATTTTTTGGAGTGACGAAAGGTCTATTAATTTGTCGTTCATCTTTTCGATGATAGTCAAGCGTTCGCGCTTACGCACAAAAAGTTCAAACAGTCTGTAAATACCTAAGGTAACGATGCCCACAATGAGGGGGGCCATAATAAAATCCATCATAATCGTACTGTATTAAAGTGAATACTTTTGTTCTTTGCACTATTTGACGCAAAAGAATGGGAAAGGTTACAAGCTTTTCAATAAAATAATAGTTAGGGTCTATTGAGTAATAGCAATTAATTGGTTCTTAATAGAATAGTTCTTCTCTTTTTTCTATTTGATTAAAAATAATTATCTTTGAGTGTTTAATGATAACACTATGAAGTATAAATCACAAGGCATGCATCAGGCATCTGAATCTCTCCGATGAGGAACGGATACTTGCCATTCAATAAACCTTAAATAATAATATGTATGAGAGTGTACAAAATGTTGATTATGTCTTTTTGCATGTTTAATGTCTTTGCAGCTAATGCGCAAATTACAAAGAAATACATGAACGATGACATCGCTAAATTAGCAATGTATCAAGATGGAAATGATTACCAGAAAGATTTACTTCTTTTTTTAGATATGCTAAAAGAATGCCATCCCGCTTTCTCCTCAGAATTTATTCCTCCATTTGACATTGATAGTTTAAAAAGAGTAGGGTATGAGTGGGGAAAGTCATGCTCTTCTATTGCACAGCTTAGAACTTACTTACAATCAATAGCAACTCAATTAAATGATGGCCACACCACTCTATTGCCAGTTATCAATAAGAGTCTAATCTATCCTTTTATGTTATTTAAGGAGAATGGGAGAGTGTATTTGAGAGGTGTTAATCAAGAATATAAGGCTTTGTTAGGGAAAGAGATTATTGAAATAAATTCTCAAAAGACATTGAAAGTGATAGATAGCTTTAGAACGTTGATCAGCTGCGATAATGATACGTATTTCTATGATAAGGTTGAAAGCTTTATGCAATTGTATTCTATGTGGGAAGATCATATCTATTGTTTGCCAGACTCTACTTTACAATTTAAATTTTCTGATGGGAGTATGATCCCCATTCGCCCTATCTCAAAAAAAGAAATAAATCTATCTGTGTTGCCTGATAACTTGTCGCCCAATTCGATAAGGAAAAACACGAAATTGCCTTTCCTTTATGAAATAGTACCGGAAAAGAAAATTTGTTATCTTCAGTTTAATACGTGTGTGGATCAAAGTTCATTACGCTCTCAATATGAGATGATTAAAGCTGAAAATAAAATGTCGGAAGAAACTATAGAAAAGAAATTGTCGCAAGTTCCTAGATTTGATGATTTTTTAGCTGATATGTTTAAAAAGATTAGAGAGGAGAAAATCCAGACATTAGTAATTGACGTAAGGGACAACTCGGGAGGTAATAGTAGATTGTGTGATGTTCTACTTTCATGGCTAAAACCTTACGAGGACATAAAAAGGTTTAGTTCTTCAATCCGCTTTTCTAAGCTATGGGAGGAGACTTATCCCTCGTTAGCAAATGGATATAGGCAAGCTTTGTTGAGACATGAAAATTCTTATGAGATAGGGAATATCTATAGTAGTGCCTTTTTGTCTTCTTTGACAAATAAAGGAAACTCTACGCAGGGGAAAGGAAAAGAATACTTTAGACTGAATAGAGACTATAAATTAATTTTTGAGGGCAATATTGTTTTTATTCAGAATGCTAAAACATATAGTAGTGCGGGGTTGCTAATTTCAACAGTGATGGACAATAATATGGGTATTGTTATTGGGAGTGAAAGCTCGTATAAGCCTTGCAATTATGGAGATATATTATATTGGGAGTTACCTAATACAAATATTAAGGGAACTCTTAGCCATAAAGTATTTACTCGTCCTAATATTGCTAAGTGTACGGATACATCTCTGACTCCTACTGTTCATCTAACTCCATCTTGGTTGGAAGTCTTAGGCAATAAAGATATATGTTGGGAGTGGATTTTATCTCATTATTGAGCTTTTGTTGAGTCGGAAAACGCATCTCCAGAGCTAATTATAATAGTATGGAAATAATTCTCAGTTTAGATCTGTAACCTTTTCCGTTGAGCTGCGTCTAACGGAGTACATTCATAAGTACGCATGGAAGCGAAAGACGAAACACGGTACATTCAACGGATACTCGATGGAGAAACAGAACTTTATGCAGTTCTGCTCGATCGTTATAACCGTCCCATCTATTCACTTATCGTGCAGATGGTTTCGTGTCCGGAAGATGCGGAAGAATTGGTGCAGGATACTTTTTTGAAGGCGTTCCGCAGTTTGGGAACTTATAAAGGAGAGAGTCGTTTCTCTACCTGGTTGTATCGGATTGCTTATAACATAACGATATCGTTCACGAGGAAGAAACGGCAAGAGTTTTTGTATCTCGAAGACAGTACAATAAACAATGTGCCTGATGAAAAAGCGGAGGAGATACTTTGTCCCACTGACGACGAAGAACGTATAACTGCTCTGATTCAGGCTATTGAATTCTTAAGTGCAGAAGAAAAAGCTGTTATTACGCTTTTTTATTATGAACAGAAATCAATAGAGGAGGTAGGTGAGGTATTGAACCTAACTGTTTCTAACGTAAAGGTCAAGCTACACCGCATTCGCAAAAAAATAGTTTTGTTAATGAGTAAAAAGGAGGATGCATCCTCATGGAAAGGAGAACAGTAATATGGAAACAAACAAAAATACAAATACTGCGCTTAGGCAGGCCCTTGAGAGTAGGCGTGAGGGTAGTTTATCTTCTAACTTCACTTTCAGGATGATGGAACAAGTTCGTATTGAAGCTCAGAAGCAACGTAAACGCAAAGCTATGGCAGGCTCTGTTTTGCTTATCACTACTTCTTTATTGTTGATAGCTCTGGCTGTTTACGCACTTGCTTTTCGTATGAATATTAGGTGGAGTGACTTTATGCCTCAGGTGAATATCTCCGAATCATCTTCTATGATAGGCTTTTATGGTTACATTGCAGCGCTTGTGCTGGTTTTGCTTGGTTTGGATCATTTATTGAGGGCTACCAAACGAAAGAAAGGTTTCTGAACTGACTGGAATATAGATTTAGATAGCGCTTTATCTATATTTCTCTATAATATCTATCTCTTTCAACAAGTTAGCCGTTTTTTGATTTTATTATTCTTTTGATTAATCAACATCACACTGAAGAGAATTACAATCAGGCCAACTATCTGTATCCATGTAATATTTTCTTTTCCCAGTGTCGTACCGATGAAAACCGCAACAAAGGGATTAACATAGGCATGTGTACCTACTTCTGTAGCCGGACGCACTTTCAATAGCCATACATAGGAGGAATAAGCTAAAATAGAACCGAATACAATCAGATAAGCTAGTGATAGCCATGAAGTAGCCAGAACAGTGTTCAGATTGGTATTCATTATATCTCCACTGAATACCGCACATATCCAGAACATGGCACTGGCAAAGAGCATCTGCCAAGCAGATCCGGCAAATGCATTAACGTCTTCTTCACCCGATGAACGGTATTTGGTATACAGTGTACCTAGTGCCCACGAAATACAGCCGAAAATAAGCAAAAGTATTCCGTATTCCCGATGCTCGCCGAGTTGGTTGTCAAGGTTAAATTGCTCGACGTATAACATTATTACGCCAAGAAGACCAATAACTATACTTGATATTATAGCCGGACTGTGGAAGTTTTTTTCCCACATGGATTTATCAAATAGCATTATCCATATGGCAGTAGAACTGGCTATAATTGCCACCAGATTGCTACTTACATATTCTTGTGCTAGCATTACCACTCCCATGTCGATAAACAGCAACACAACACCGCTGATAGCTGATTTTTTTATCAAGCTTTTCTTGAATACAGGTTCTCCACGATACCAACACCAAAGTAACAATATTAATCCTGCCGTAGTAAAGCGAAACGCACCAAGCAGGAATGGTGGCAGCCCTTTCAGGGCTACACCTATGAAATAATAGGTAGAGCCCCAGACTACATAAATAAGGAAGTAAGCAATCACGATGTTTAGCTTTCCTTTATTCGTTCCGTTTAATTGTTTCATGTTCC contains these protein-coding regions:
- a CDS encoding S41 family peptidase; translation: MRVYKMLIMSFCMFNVFAANAQITKKYMNDDIAKLAMYQDGNDYQKDLLLFLDMLKECHPAFSSEFIPPFDIDSLKRVGYEWGKSCSSIAQLRTYLQSIATQLNDGHTTLLPVINKSLIYPFMLFKENGRVYLRGVNQEYKALLGKEIIEINSQKTLKVIDSFRTLISCDNDTYFYDKVESFMQLYSMWEDHIYCLPDSTLQFKFSDGSMIPIRPISKKEINLSVLPDNLSPNSIRKNTKLPFLYEIVPEKKICYLQFNTCVDQSSLRSQYEMIKAENKMSEETIEKKLSQVPRFDDFLADMFKKIREEKIQTLVIDVRDNSGGNSRLCDVLLSWLKPYEDIKRFSSSIRFSKLWEETYPSLANGYRQALLRHENSYEIGNIYSSAFLSSLTNKGNSTQGKGKEYFRLNRDYKLIFEGNIVFIQNAKTYSSAGLLISTVMDNNMGIVIGSESSYKPCNYGDILYWELPNTNIKGTLSHKVFTRPNIAKCTDTSLTPTVHLTPSWLEVLGNKDICWEWILSHY
- a CDS encoding DUF6249 domain-containing protein — protein: MMDFIMAPLIVGIVTLGIYRLFELFVRKRERLTIIEKMNDKLIDLSSLQKIPLPQLVQNNFSFSALKAGCLLMGVGLGLLVGFLICVNYFPFYGTEMQDSGWQIRQISGVVYGSCVLLFGGAGLILAFIIEVKNSKQKKEDKVSE
- the groL gene encoding chaperonin GroEL (60 kDa chaperone family; promotes refolding of misfolded polypeptides especially under stressful conditions; forms two stacked rings of heptamers to form a barrel-shaped 14mer; ends can be capped by GroES; misfolded proteins enter the barrel where they are refolded when GroES binds), with the translated sequence MAKEILFNVSARDQLKKGVDELANAVKVTLGPKGRNVIIEKKFGAPQITKDGVTVAKEIELSDPFQNTGAQLVKEVASKTGDDAGDGTTTATVLAQAIVAEGVKNVTAGANPMDLKRGIDKAVIKVVEAIKAQAEKVGDNYDKIEQVATVSANNDPTIGKLIADAMRKVSKDGVITIEEAKGTDTTIGLVEGMQFDRGYLSAYFVTNTEKMECEMEKPYILIYDKKISNLKDMLPILEPAVQTGRPLLIIAEDVDSEALTTLVVNRLRSQLKICAVKAPGFGDRRKEMLEDIAILTGGLVISEEKGLKLEQATLEMLGTCDKVTISKDNTTIVNGAGAKENIETRIGQIKAQIKSTTSDYDREKLQERLAKLSGGVAVLYVGAGSEVEMKEKKDRVDDALCATRAAIEEGIVPGGGVAYIRAIEALEGLKGDNLDETTGIEIIKRAIEEPLRQIVFNAGKEGAVVVQKVREGKGDFGYNARTDVYENMHAAGVVDPAKVARVALENAASIASMFLTTECVIVEKKEDKPEMPMGAPGMGGMGGMM
- a CDS encoding co-chaperone GroES, encoding MNIKPLADRVLILPAPAEEKTIGGIIIPDTAKEKPLKGEVVAVGHGTKDEEMVLKVGDTVLYGKYAGTELEVEAGKYLIMRQSDVLAVLG
- a CDS encoding glycosyltransferase family 4 protein; amino-acid sequence: MIGLFNDCFPPIMDGVSLTTQNYAYWLHQRTHNVCVVTPKSPEAKDEGEYPVYRYSSIPIPMRKPYRLGFPRIDWPFHERINRLSFELLHAHCPFSSGALAMQIARTQKVPIVATFHSKYRADFERAISSKLVVDILIKRVIRFYEAADEVWIPQATVEETLREYGYKGKVEVVDNGNDFVGGDSVPMLRAEVRAQLGIADNEFMFLFVGQHIWEKNLGFLLNALSLLKELPFKMYFIGSGYASQELKRMVETLSLSSKVSFVGSISERDELKRYYAAADLFLFPSLYDNAPLVVREAAALSTPSVLIKGSTSAEIVTDSYNGFLSENTVEDFAARLRNLMETPQLIKQVGIQATNSIVRSWEDVTGEVYDRYTNLMNRTLKK
- a CDS encoding MFS transporter produces the protein MNKLKKEYLFFKQQEHNMRTLLVTNMLYALVLPVVEIFVGAYIMRNTSDPVMVAFYQLAMYTGIVTTSLINGFLLKKYSVKGLYSVGIFVSGISMFGMMALKNLGFAELGLAGFLMGAASGFFWTNRYLLALYNTNDNNRNYFFGLESFFFSIASIGIPLIIGAFISQIDGKEIWGMLIDINTSYRIVTMVMIGITIIACMVLWKGKFANPKETSFIYFRFNILWKKMLLLASLKGMVQGFLVTAPAILVLKLVGDEGALGLIQGTSGALTAILVYILGRIARPQDRLKIFVGGLILFFVGTLFNGMLFSAMGVILFVLCKVIFQPLFDLAYFPIMMRTIDVVAKIENRNEYAYILSHEFGLFLGRAFGLLLFIFLAYCISQDFALKYALIIVAGLQLLAYPLAKNITNKTNTIEHEKNK
- a CDS encoding lysylphosphatidylglycerol synthase transmembrane domain-containing protein; amino-acid sequence: MTTEIKTFKGFYILLPVIIGLSVVAWLFYQEFNAALFAGIHFSTQMLVGILMAFLLMFGRDLGLMWRFRVITDNTLTWRQTFNVNMLCEFTSAVTPSSVGGSSLIVLFLNKEGINMGRSSALMISCLFLDELFLVLACPLALLLFSFDELFGDPTILSSGIKILFFAVYIAIVLWTFLLYIALFKRPEYVKRLLLALFCLPFLRRWRKGVETLTENLVLSSGEMSRKPFLFWLKAFGSTCLSWFSRYLVVNALFFAFSTQGDHVLAFARQLILWVVMTISPTPGGSGLSEYFFQVYYADFFSVAGMALVVAFVWRVISYYMYLIIGAIIIPNWIKKMKN
- a CDS encoding winged helix-turn-helix domain-containing protein; its protein translation is MDKREIGCNAGKIWQILSDNANWNYGDLKKKSGLKDKELGAAIGWLARENKIEFEQEGEELYIYLCVNVYIG
- a CDS encoding sigma-70 family RNA polymerase sigma factor, yielding MEAKDETRYIQRILDGETELYAVLLDRYNRPIYSLIVQMVSCPEDAEELVQDTFLKAFRSLGTYKGESRFSTWLYRIAYNITISFTRKKRQEFLYLEDSTINNVPDEKAEEILCPTDDEERITALIQAIEFLSAEEKAVITLFYYEQKSIEEVGEVLNLTVSNVKVKLHRIRKKIVLLMSKKEDASSWKGEQ
- a CDS encoding glycoside hydrolase family 130 protein, which produces MDIAKRCEANPLLAPKDLKAGISGMEITCLLNPGVFRYQGKIWLLLRVAERPIQKEGVISFPIYNKEGKIEVVSFSKSDPDLDASDPRVIGYKGKNYLTTMSYLRLVSSEDGIHFKDEVEFPPIFGQGDLESFGIEDCRVATSKDGFYLTFTEVSSIAVGVGLVHTNDWKNYTRHGMIFPPHNKDCALFEEKIGDKYFALHRPSSPELGGNYIWLAESFDRLHWGNHKCVATTRDDMWDSARVGAGAAPIKTEKGWLEIYHGANSNHRYCLGALLLDLNDPSKVIARSDEPIMEPIATYEQTGFFGNVIFTNGHLIEEDTVTIYYGASDEVICKAELSISEILNTLKVI